From a single Photobacterium gaetbulicola Gung47 genomic region:
- a CDS encoding putative LysR family transcriptional regulator (COG0583) — protein sequence MKTEDIKLFHKVAEFGSLTETAKWLDLPKSNISRRIKQLESDIQIKLFHRHSRHITLTAAGTEFYNSTISLINNLDKTINNLQRPEKELNGRLKIMISPVMMNIGKLVLEFMQLHPAINVEIISSNDELDLIKNEIDVAFRVVNAPTEENLIAHKIREEPYGLYASPQYLSEHGTPDSLEQLLGHNFIAYRFSNGELLNKLSLDSGQSIQLSSNLTVNSVPLLVESAIQGHGLILLSQRVGNLFAQKNLLEQVIHSYSPNYNFGWIVHPPRQYLSLLTQEFLNFVLLRIKRLGYDDKDAMNVFRLAFPSLTS from the coding sequence ATGAAAACCGAAGACATTAAACTGTTTCACAAAGTGGCAGAATTTGGCTCACTAACAGAAACCGCCAAATGGCTAGACTTGCCTAAATCCAATATCAGCCGGCGGATTAAACAGTTGGAAAGCGACATACAGATCAAGCTCTTTCACCGTCATAGCCGCCACATAACACTTACCGCCGCTGGGACTGAGTTTTATAACTCAACCATTAGCCTGATCAATAATTTGGATAAAACAATCAACAATCTCCAACGCCCGGAAAAAGAACTCAATGGCCGGCTTAAAATCATGATTTCACCAGTTATGATGAATATTGGGAAATTGGTATTGGAGTTTATGCAGTTGCACCCAGCTATTAATGTTGAAATCATTAGCTCCAACGATGAGTTGGATCTGATTAAGAATGAGATTGATGTTGCTTTCCGGGTTGTGAATGCCCCAACAGAAGAAAACCTGATTGCCCACAAAATACGTGAAGAGCCCTATGGGTTATACGCTTCACCTCAGTACCTGTCAGAGCACGGAACGCCAGACAGCTTAGAACAACTACTAGGGCACAATTTCATTGCCTATCGTTTCAGTAATGGTGAGCTGCTTAACAAACTATCTCTGGACAGCGGCCAATCAATTCAACTATCTAGCAATTTGACAGTTAACAGTGTCCCTCTGCTGGTCGAAAGCGCGATCCAAGGCCATGGTCTAATATTGCTTTCCCAAAGGGTTGGCAACTTATTCGCCCAAAAGAATCTTCTCGAACAAGTCATCCATAGTTATTCGCCCAACTATAACTTCGGTTGGATTGTGCATCCCCCGCGACAATACTTGTCTTTGCTCACTCAAGAGTTTCTTAACTTTGTTTTGCTTCGGATAAAACGATTAGGTTATGACGATAAGGACGCTATGAACGTATTTAGACTGGCTTTTCCATCGCTAACCAGCTAA
- a CDS encoding arylsulfatase A (COG3119) produces MANQVSKLAVGFGVLATSGAAVAADQPNILAIFGDDVGYWNISAYNQGMMGYETPNIDRIANEGALFTDHYGQQSCTAGRASFITGQEPFRTGLLTVGMPGSTHGIPDWAPTLADLLKEQGYMTAQFGKNHLGDQDQHLPTAHGFDEFFGNLYHLNAEEEPETYYYPKDPEFRKNYGPRGVIKSYADGKIEDTGPMTRKRMEHADEEFLEASLAFMEKAVKADKPFFIWHNTTRMHVWTRLQEKYQGKSGISIYADGMLEHDDHVGILLDKLDELKIADNTIVIYSTDNGAETATWPDGGATPFHGEKGTTWEGGMRVPQLVRWPGVIEPGSRFNDMMAHQDWLPTLMAAAGVPNVKEKLADGYKANGKEWRVHIDGYNFKPYFEGKEEKGPRESLLYFSANGELNAVRWNDWKLNFAVMEGNISDAVRFEQNWPQIIHLRADPFEKAPHESGMYLRWMADNMWLFIPIQDVIGDFFKTLPEYPMQQGLIMNPASINYQSLGLQGKMQQLDALQQKVETMK; encoded by the coding sequence ATGGCAAACCAAGTAAGTAAACTGGCCGTCGGTTTCGGGGTGCTTGCAACCTCCGGTGCTGCCGTTGCGGCAGACCAACCAAATATCCTGGCGATTTTCGGTGATGATGTCGGTTACTGGAACATCAGTGCCTACAACCAGGGTATGATGGGTTACGAAACCCCTAATATCGACCGTATCGCTAATGAAGGTGCACTGTTTACCGATCACTACGGACAGCAATCTTGTACTGCAGGTCGTGCGTCATTTATTACCGGGCAGGAACCATTTAGAACCGGACTATTGACTGTTGGTATGCCAGGCTCCACTCACGGTATTCCTGATTGGGCACCAACACTTGCTGACTTACTCAAGGAGCAAGGCTACATGACCGCGCAGTTTGGTAAGAACCACCTTGGCGATCAAGACCAACACTTACCGACTGCCCACGGTTTCGATGAGTTCTTCGGCAACCTCTACCACCTCAATGCAGAAGAAGAGCCTGAAACCTACTACTACCCGAAAGATCCTGAATTCCGCAAGAACTATGGTCCACGCGGTGTGATCAAGTCTTACGCTGACGGCAAGATTGAAGACACCGGCCCGATGACTCGCAAGCGTATGGAACATGCGGATGAGGAATTCCTGGAAGCATCACTTGCCTTTATGGAAAAAGCGGTAAAAGCCGACAAGCCTTTCTTCATTTGGCACAACACTACCCGTATGCACGTTTGGACACGCCTACAAGAGAAATATCAAGGCAAATCGGGGATCAGTATTTACGCCGATGGCATGCTAGAGCATGATGATCATGTTGGTATCTTGCTTGACAAGCTAGACGAGCTAAAAATTGCCGATAACACCATCGTTATTTACTCAACGGATAATGGTGCTGAAACCGCAACATGGCCTGATGGCGGTGCAACGCCATTCCATGGTGAAAAAGGCACAACCTGGGAAGGCGGTATGCGCGTCCCTCAGCTTGTACGCTGGCCGGGTGTTATTGAACCAGGCTCACGCTTCAATGACATGATGGCTCACCAAGACTGGCTACCGACACTAATGGCTGCCGCAGGCGTACCTAATGTGAAAGAAAAACTGGCTGACGGCTATAAAGCTAACGGTAAGGAATGGCGAGTTCACATTGATGGCTATAACTTCAAACCTTACTTTGAGGGCAAAGAAGAAAAAGGCCCACGTGAATCTTTACTTTACTTCTCAGCCAACGGCGAACTGAATGCAGTACGTTGGAATGATTGGAAGCTGAACTTCGCGGTGATGGAAGGCAACATTTCTGATGCCGTCCGCTTCGAGCAAAATTGGCCGCAAATCATCCACCTTCGCGCTGACCCATTCGAGAAAGCACCTCATGAGTCTGGTATGTACCTACGCTGGATGGCGGACAACATGTGGCTATTCATTCCTATCCAGGATGTCATCGGTGATTTCTTCAAAACACTGCCGGAATATCCAATGCAGCAAGGCCTTATCATGAACCCTGCCTCAATCAACTACCAGTCACTGGGGCTGCAAGGCAAGATGCAACAGCTGGATGCTCTACAGCAGAAAGTTGAAACCATGAAGTAA